One part of the Ziziphus jujuba cultivar Dongzao chromosome 2, ASM3175591v1 genome encodes these proteins:
- the LOC107419241 gene encoding geranylgeranyl diphosphate reductase, chloroplastic translates to MASIALKSFVGLRQTSPENPHFAIQGKPIINIQPHHHQRRQRLHIVAGKFSPKVTGRNLRVAVIGGGPAGGAAAETLAKGGIETFLIERKLDNCKPCGGAIPLCMVGEFDLPLDIIDRRVTKMKMISPSNVAVDIGQTLKPHEYIGMVRREVLDSYLRDRAKENGATVINGLFLKMDSPKDGTTPYVLHYNEYDGKVGGTGEKRTLEVDAVIGADGANSRVAKSIDAGDYDYAIAFQERIRIPDDKMVYYENLAEMYVGDDVSPDFYGWVFPKCDHVAVGTGTVTHKGDIKKFQLATRNRAKDKILGGKIIRVEAHPIPEHPRPRRLMGRVALVGDAAGYVTKCSGEGIYFAAKSGRMCAEAIVEGSENGKRLIDEGDLRKYLEKWDKTYWPTYKVLDVLQKVFYRSNPAREAFVEMCGDEYVQKMTFDSYLYKRVAPGNPWEDLKLAVNTIGSLVRANALRREMEKISV, encoded by the exons ATGGCCTCCATTGCTCTCAAATCCTTTGTCGGACTCCGGCAAACCTCGCCGGAAAATCCCCATTTCGCAATCCAAGGAAAACCCATCATCAACATTCAACCCCACCACCATCAACGCCGGCAGAGACTCCACATAGTCGCCGGAAAATTCAGCCCCAAAGTCACCGGCCGCAACCTCCGAGTGGCGGTGATCGGAGGAGGACCTGCTGGGGGTGCGGCGGCGGAGACTCTGGCGAAAGGAGGAATTGAGACGTTCCTGATCGAGAGGAAGCTCGACAACTGCAAGCCCTGCGGTGGAGCCATCCCTCTCTGCATGGTCGGAGAGTTCGATCTGCCGCTGGATATCATCGACCGGAGGGTgacgaagatgaagatgatatcACCATCGAATGTAGCGGTCGATATCGGGCAGACGCTGAAACCCCACGAGTACATCGGGATGGTACGGCGCGAGGTCTTGGATTCGTACCTGAGGGACCGGGCTAAGGAAAACGGAGCCACGGTGATTAACGGGTTGTTCTTGAAGATGGATAGTCCGAAGGACGGAACGACACCGTATGTGCTGCATTACAATGAGTACGACGGTAAAGTCGGTGGTACTGGGGAAAAGAGGACGCTCGAGGTCGATGCTGTGATTGGTGCCGATGGAGCTAATTCTAGAGTCGCCAAGTCCATAGATGCCGGTGACTACGATTATGCCATTGCTTTTCAG GAAAGAATCAGAATCCCAGATGATAAAATGGTGTACTATGAGAACCTTGCCGAGATGTATGTCGGCGACGATGTCTCGCCAGACTTTTATGGGTGGGTTTTCCCGAAATGTGACCATGTAGCTGTTGGTACAGGCACGGTGACTCACAAAGGAGACATTAAGAAGTTCCAATTAGCAACCAGGAACAGAGCCAAGGACAAGATTTTAGGCGGTAAAATCATAAGAGTGGAAGCACATCCCATCCCAGAACATCCCCGGCCACGGAGGTTAATGGGGAGGGTAGCCCTGGTCGGCGATGCAGCCGGTTACGTGACGAAATGCTCCGGCGAAGGGATCTACTTTGCGGCGAAGAGTGGGAGGATGTGTGCAGAGGCAATAGTTGAAGGGTCAGAGAATGGGAAGAGGTTGATAGATGAAGGGGATTTAAGGAAGTACTTGGAGAAGTGGGATAAGACTTACTGGCCAACTTACAAGGTTTTAGATGTTCTTCAGAAGGTTTTTTACCGATCGAATCCGGCTAGAGAGGCATTCGTGGAGATGTGCGGCGACGAGTACGTGCAGAAGATGACATTTGATAGCTATTTGTATAAGAGGGTGGCACCAGGGAATCCATGGGAGGACTTGAAGTTGGCTGTGAATACCATTGGGAGCTTGGTGAGGGCTAATGCACTTAGGAGGGAAATGGAGAAGATAAGTGTATGA
- the LOC107419247 gene encoding malate dehydrogenase, chloroplastic, with translation MAATPAATFSIGTTSSLGSKMSSLPQSKPCALRLNQNSLKSFSGLKAASSVNCESESSFLGKESSAALRGSFAQKAQKADRRFQYNFQPRASYKVAVLGAAGGIGQPLSLLIKMSPLVSDLHLYDIANVKGVAADLSHCNTPSKVRDFTGNSELANALKGVNVVVIPAGVPRKPGMTRDDLFNINAGIVKNLVEAVADNCPDAFLHIISNPVNSTVPIAAEVLKQKGVYDPKKLFGVSTLDVVRANTFVAQQKNLKLIDVDVPVVGGHAGITILPLLSKTKPSVSFTDEEIQQLTVRIQNAGTEVVEAKAGAGSATLSMAYAAARFVESSLRALDGDGDVYECSYVQSDLTELPFFASRIKLGRKGVEAIISSDLQGLTEYEQKALEALKPELKASIEKGISFAHKQTVAA, from the coding sequence ATGGCAGCTACACCAGCAGCTACCTTTTCAATCGGGACAACTTCCTCCCTTGGCTCGAAAATGAGCTCACTTCCACAATCGAAGCCTTGTGCTCTGCGGCTCAACCAGAACTCTCTTAAAAGTTTCAGTGGCCTCAAGGCAGCATCTTCTGTGAATTGCGAGTCAGAGTCATCTTTCCTAGGCAAGGAAAGCAGTGCAGCTCTTCGAGGCTCTTTTGCACAAAAAGCCCAGAAGGCTGACCGGAGGTTTCAATATAATTTCCAGCCCCGAGCATCTTACAAAGTAGCTGTTCTTGGAGCTGCTGGAGGGATAGGTCAACCATTGTCACTTCTTATCAAGATGTCACCATTAGTTTCTGACCTGCACCTTTATGATATAGCAAATGTGAAGGGAGTTGCTGCTGATCTGAGCCACTGCAACACTCCCTCTAAAGTTAGGGATTTTACAGGAAATTCTGAACTAGCCAATGCTTTGAAAGGAGTAAATGTAGTTGTCATACCCGCTGGAGTTCCAAGAAAGCCCGGTATGACTCGTGATGACCTATTTAACATCAATGCCGGCATAGTTAAGAACTTGGTTGAGGCCGTTGCGGATAACTGCCCTGATGCCTTCCTCCACATTATCAGTAACCCAGTCAACTCCACAGTGCCAATTGCAGCTGAAGTCCTGAAGCAGAAAGGTGTATATGATCCAAAGAAGCTATTTGGTGTTAGTACATTGGATGTTGTGAGGGCAAACACATTTGTTGCTCAGCAGAAAAATCTCAAATTGATTGATGTTGATGTTCCAGTTGTAGGGGGACATGCTGGTATCACTATTCTTCCCCTGCTATCAAAGACAAAACCTTCAGTGAGCTTTACTGATGAAGAAATTCAACAGCTAACTGTTAGGATTCAAAACGCTGGAACAGAAGTTGTGGAAGCCAAGGCAGGTGCCGGGTCCGCTACATTGTCAATGGCATATGCAGCGGCTAGATTTGTTGAGTCATCTCTTCGTGCACTGGATGGAGATGGGGATGTTTATGAATGCTCATATGTGCAATCCGATCTGACTGAGCTTCCGTTCTTTGCATCAAGGATTAAGCTTGGAAGGAAAGGAGTTGAAGCCATAATATCATCTGACCTCCAAGGATTGACCGAGTATGAGCAAAAGGCTTTGGAGGCCCTGAAACCAGAGCTGAAGGCCAGCATTGAGAAGGGGATTTCATTTGCTCATAAGCAAACAGTGGCGGCGTAA
- the LOC107419245 gene encoding pentatricopeptide repeat-containing protein At1g08070, chloroplastic — protein MSYAHRVFDQIPHPNVAIWNAMFRGYANNECHRETIVLFSRMKSLDISPNCFTFPVVIKSCGKIDKLIEGEEVHCVLIKDGFRANPFVGTTLIEMYSGQGVIAASYKVFGEMLERNVVAWTSMINGYILCHDMASAHRLFDLSPERDIVLWNTVISGYIELGNMEAAQKLFNEMPKRDVMAWNTMLNGYSSNGNVEACERLFKEMPERNVFSWNGLIGGYARNGHFFEVLGSFKQMLTEGDVLPNDATLVTVLSACARLGALDLGKWVHVYAESIGYKRNVYVGNALIDMYAKCGLIDTAVGVFKSMDTKDLITWNSVICSLAMHGRGADALNLFFQMKNSGEKPDGITFIGILCACTHLGLVDDGFSYFQSMVDDYLIVPQIEHYGCMVDLLARAGLLDQAVNFVRNMPVKADAVIWAALLGACRIYKNIELAEHALERLIELEPKNPANYVMLSNIYAALGRWKDVAKLKVAMRDTGFKKLPGCSLIEVNDDVVEFYSLDERHPKRQEIYGALTGLAELLQSSGYVPNLLEVELGA, from the coding sequence ATGTCTTATGCCCACAGGGTGTTCGATCAAATTCCACACCCAAATGTTGCCATATGGAATGCAATGTTCAGGGGGTATGCTAACAATGAGTGCCATAGAGAAACTATAGTTTTGTTTAGTAGAATGAAGAGCTTGGACATTAGTCCCAATTGCTTTACCTTTCCTGTTGTGATTAAATCGTGTGGGAAAATTGATAAGTTAATAGAGGGTGAAGAAGTGCATTGTGTATTGATAAAGGATGGGTTCAGAGCAAACCCATTTGTGGGAACCACGTTGATTGAAATGTATTCAGGTCAGGGAGTCATCGCAGCTTCTTATAAGGTGTTTGGTGAGATGCTTGAAAGAAACGTGGTTGCATGGACTTCAATGATTAATGGTTATATTCTGTGTCATGATATGGCTTCTGCACATCGTCTCTTTGATTTGTCACCTGAGCGGGATATAGTGTTGTGGAACACTGTCATTTCAGGTTATATTGAGTTGGGAAATATGGAGGCAGCACAAAAACTTTTTAATGAGATGCCTAAGCGGGATGTGATGGCTTGGAACACCATGTTGAATGGATATTCAAGCAATGGGAATGTTGAGGCATGTGAAAGGCTGTTCAAAGAAATGCCTGAGAGGAATGTTTTTTCCTGGAATGGATTAATTGGAGGGTACGCACGTAATGGGCATTTCTTTGAGGTTCTGGGATCCTTTAAACAGATGCTAACTGAGGGTGATGTGCTTCCTAATGATGCCACACTAGTTACTGTTTTATCTGCCTGTGCAAGATTAGGTGCTCTTGATTTAGGTAAGTGGGTACATGTATATGCAGAGAGTATCGGGTATAAGAGAAATGTTTATGTTGGTAATGCTTTGATTGATATGTACGCAAAATGTGGGCTGATAGACACTGCTGTTGGTGTGTTCAAGAGCATGGATACAAAAGATCTAATTACCTGGAACTCTGTAATTTGTAGTTTGGCAATGCATGGACGAGGAGCTGATGCcttgaatttgttttttcagaTGAAGAATTCTGGAGAGAAACCGGATGGGATCACCTTCATTGGCATTTTGTGTGCATGTACACATCTCGGGTTAGTTGACGATGGTTTCTCATACTTCCAGTCAATGGTTGATGATTATTTGATAGTGCCTCAAATTGAGCATTATGGTTGTATGGTTGATTTGCTAGCTCGAGCTGGACTTTTAGACCAGGCTGTTAACTTTGTGAGGAACATGCCTGTGAAAGCAGATGCTGTTATTTGGGCTGCCCTGCTTGGGGCTTGTAGGATTTACAAAAACATTGAATTGGCTGAGCATGCTCTTGAAAGGCTCATTGAACTTGAACCAAAGAACCCTGCAAATTATGTCATGCTCTCAAATATATATGCAGCCCTTGGGAGATGGAAAGATGTGGCAAAATTGAAAGTTGCAATGAGGGATACTGGGTTTAAGAAATTGCCAGGATGCAGCTTGATTGAAGTAAATGATGATGTAGTTGAGTTTTATTCCTTAGACGAGAGGCATCCAAAGAGACAGGAAATATATGGAGCATTGACAGGTCTAGCAGAACTCTTACAATCATCTGGATATGTTCCTAACTTGTTGGAGGTTGAACTAGGGGCTTAG
- the LOC107419246 gene encoding pentatricopeptide repeat-containing protein At3g47530, whose translation MNKNRTWCFPPVIPRHLHISQTRSFAATLVEHRTLHNPQPPQHHHPFQIDGSKLESQKNHHNQRENRSIPFSQAQSPRQLLISLIKSTTQKTHLLPIHAHILRTSLIQDHSVSLQFLSRAALSPVRDLGYSRLFFSQIPEPNVLQYNTMIRAYSMSDSPEEGVYMYREMRRRGLCPDPVSSSFALRSCIRVSSLEGGIQVHGRVLRDGHQSDSLLMTTLMDLYSCCERFPEARKLFDDIPRKDTVAWNVLISCFLRNKRTRDAISLFDIMQSETYACEPDDVTCLLMLQACANLNALEFGERVHGYMEEHGYSGARNLCNTLISMYSRCGSLDKAYGVFKGMRDKNVISWSAMISGFAINGYGREAIDAFEEMQRMGVQPDAQTFTGVLSACSHCGLVDEGMMFFDRMSKDFRIEPNIHHYGCVVDLLGRAGMLDRAYQLILSMNIKPDSTIWRTLLGACKIHGNVNLGERVVGHLIELKAAEAGDYVLLLNIYSSVGNWEKVKEVRKLMKEKAIQTTPGCSTIELKGIVHEFVSDDVSHQRKDEVYMMLDEINSQLKIAGYEVEISSELHNLGAEEKEYVLSYHSEKLAIAFGILATPPGTTIRVAKNLRICVDCHNFAKVLSWAYNREVIIRDRTRFHHFRDGHCSCNDYW comes from the coding sequence ATGAATAAAAATCGAACCTGGTGTTTCCCTCCTGTAATTCCTCGTCACCTCCACATTTCTCAGACTCGTAGTTTCGCCGCCACACTCGTCGAGCACCGGACTCTCCACAACCCACAACCACCTCAACACCACCATCCATTTCAGATAGACGGATCAAAATTGGAGTCCCAGAAGAACCACCATAACCAACGAGAAAACAGATCGATACCCTTTTCGCAGGCTCAGAGTCCACGACAGCTTCTCATTTCCCTTATCAAATCGACCACCCAGAAGACCCATTTGCTCCCAATCCACGCCCACATTCTCCGTACGTCCCTCATTCAAGACCACTCTGTTTCCCTCCAGTTCTTGTCCCGAGCCGCGCTCTCTCCGGTTCGAGACTTGGGCTATTCCCGCCTGTTCTTCTCTCAGATACCGGAACCCAATGTTCTTCAATACAACACCATGATCAGGGCTTACTCCATGAGTGATTCTCCTGAGGAAGGGGTTTACATGTACCGGGAAATGCGAAGGCGAGGCCTCTGTCCCGACCCTGTTTCGTCTTCGTTTGCCTTGAGGTCTTGTATTAGAGTTTCGTCTTTGGAAGGAGGAATTCAGGTTCATGGAAGGGTTTTGAGAGATGGGCATCAATCGGATAGCCTTTTGATGACTACTTTGATGGACTTGTACTCTTGCTGTGAGAGATTTCCTGAAGCACGCAAACTGTTTGATGATATACCTAGGAAAGATACTGTTGCTTGGAATGTGTTGATATCTTGCTTTCTGCGTAATAAACGAACTAGAGATGCTATAAGTTTGTTTGATATCATGCAAAGCGAAACTTATGCATGTGAACCGGACGATGTGACATGTTTGCTTATGCTTCAAGCTTGTGCGAACTTGAATGCATTGGAATTTGGTGAGCGGGTTCATGGATACATGGAAGAACATGGCTATAGTGGTGCTCGTAATCTGTGTAATACTCTTATATCAATGTACTCGCGATGTGGGTCCTTGGATAAGGCTTATGGGGTCTTTAAGGGAATGCGAGATAAAAATGTGATTTCATGGAGTGCTATGATTTCAGGTTTTGCAATCAATGGATATGGGAGGGAAGCTATTGATGCATTTGAAGAGATGCAGAGAATGGGTGTTCAGCCTGATGCGCAGACTTTTACAGGAGTTCTTTCTGCTTGCAGTCATTGTGGCTTGGTTGATGAAGGGATGATGTTTTTCGACCGAATGAGCAAAGATTTCAGGATAGAACCTAACATCCATCACTATGGATGCGTAGTTGATTTATTGGGTCGTGCTGGTATGCTCGATCGTGCATATCAGCTTATACTGTCAATGAATATTAAGCCGGATTCAACAATATGGAGGACTTTACTTGGAGCTTGCAAAATTCATGGAAATGTAAACCTTGGAGAACGTGTTGTTGGACATTTGATTGAACTTAAGGCTGCAGAAGCTGGAGATTACGTTCtgttgttaaatatttattcatCGGTTGGTAATTGGGAGAAGGTAAAAGAAGTGAGGAAACTTATGAAGGAGAAGGCAATTCAAACTACTCCTGGCTGTAGCACAATTGAATTGAAAGGAATAGTACATGAATTTGTTTCTGATGATGTTTCACATCAACGAAAAGATGAAGTATATATGATGTTGGATGAGATTAATAGTCAGCTGAAGATTGCAGGCTACGAAGTTGAAATATCATCTGAATTGCACAACTTGGGAGCAGAAGAAAAAGAGTATGTGCTCTCTTATCATAGTGAGAAGTTAGCAATTGCTTTTGGAATCCTTGCAACTCCTCCTGGCACCACAATCAGAGTGGCCAAAAATCTCCGCATATGTGTTGATTGTCACAATTTTGCGAAAGTTCTCTCTTGGGCTTATAACAGAGAAGTAATCATCAGAGATCGGACCCGCTTTCATCATTTCCGAGATGGACACTGCTCTTGCAATGATTACTGGTAG
- the LOC125422671 gene encoding putative ribonuclease H protein At1g65750, with amino-acid sequence MVRKFWWETKPKVSGFLPLKAWNDICKPKDLDNLGFRRFKDMNLALIAKLGWKIASGEDCLWTRMLKAKYLQNEMFFKRTSWVWQGLIKSRKLIRKGSCYRIGDGSSIDFWNDPWIPDLENKTPLAREDVDGPNWRRVFELRDERTELKAIVWASESAIERNWKNLLWSSDSQLVVNSINMKNDPSAWETRYDLIYLRSVFEKRNWLMSWNSRNSNKVADFLPSDFMDLLKNVDKLGRGSSL; translated from the exons ATGGTTCGAAAATTCTGGTGGGAAACGAAACCAAAAGTTTCAGGTTTTCTTCCTTTGAAGGCTTGGAATGATATCTGCAAGCCAAAGGATCTGGATAATTTGGGCTTCAGACGTTTTAAGGATATGAACTTAGCTTTGATTGCTAAGCTTGGGTGGAAGATAGCAAGTGGGGAGGATTGTCTCTGGACAAGAATGCTGAAAGCAAAATACCTTCAGAATGAAATGTTTTTTAAAAGGACTTCCTGGGTTTGGCAAGGATTGATAAAATCCAGAAAGCTTATCCGAAAAGGTTCTTGCTATCGTATTGGGGATGGTTCTTCGATTGACTTTTGGAATGATCCTTGGATTCCTGATTTGGAAAACAAGACTCCACTAGCTAGAGAGGATGTTGATGGGCCTAACTGGAGGAGGGTTTTTGAATTGAGAGATGAAAGGACAG AGCTGAAGGCCATTGTATGGGCATCAGAATCGGCTATAGAGAGGAACTGGAAAAACCTTCTCTGGTCTTCAGATTCCCAGTTGGTGGTGAACAGTATCAACATGAAAAATGACCCTTCAGCTTGGGAGACCAGATATGATCTGATTTACCTCCGTTCAGTTTTTGAGAAGCGCAATTGGCTGATGTCATGGAACTCTCGTAACTCCAATAAGGTTGCAGATTT TCTTCCAAGTGATTTTATGGATCTGTTGAAGAATGTTGATAAGCTTGGAAGAGGCTCCTCTCTGTAA
- the LOC125422672 gene encoding protein RKD4 — protein MAPYQSLIEYCWPKYEKVAKDIGNPFHFPTTQYTTPFDLSSGLGGAGFFPLDCQFELPLQEDNILLDAVPLMECLPTDPLYTALDFKSMGPNIIQDDIFYDDHHGNSLGVYQDVFVGLESYNHQQQQQQQQQPQQQQQPLLLCDRDGQNNENVLGEERRIIKRCRSSEEKSSSASKALSREIISQYFYMPITQAAKELNVGLTLLKKRCRELGIRRWPHRKLMSLQTLIKNVQELGKEEGEENESKLKDAIELLEREKRLMEELPDMQLEDNTKRLRQACFKANYKKRRLMGMMENSKAPSLICSNPANSTTYGNGDNDDDQEELRSLLSDSFSSTDMAFDFN, from the exons ATGGCTCCATATCAGTCACTCATTGAGTATTGTTGGCCAAAGTACGAAAAGGTGGCAAAAGATATTGGAAACCCATTTCACTTTCCCACCACCCAATACACTACTCCATTTGATCTCAG TAGTGGTCTTGGTGGAGCTGGGTTTTTCCCTTTGGATTGTCAATTTGAACTTCCATTACAAGAGgacaacattcttcttgatgCTGTTCCTTTAATGGAGTGCTTACCTACAGATCCTTTATATACAGCATTGGATTTCAAATCAATGGGTCCAAATATAATTCAAG atgatatttTCTATGATGACCATCATGGAAATTCTCTTGGTGTTTATCAAGATGTATTTGTTGGGTTAGAGAGTTATaatcatcaacaacaacaacaacaacaacaacaaccacaacaacaacaacagccaTTGTTGCTGTGTGATAGGGATGGACAGAACAACGAAAACGTTTTGGGAGAAGAAAGGAGGATAATAAAGAGGTGCAGATCATCAGAAGAGAAAAGCAGCAGTGCTTCAAAAGCCTTGTCTAGGGAAATCATATCTCAGTATTTTTACATGCCTATCACTCAAGCAGCAAAGGAACTAAATGTGGGTTTGACTCTCTTAAAGAAAAGATGCAGAGAATTGGGCATACGTAGGTGGCCCCACAGGAAGTTGATGAGCCTCCAAACACTAATCAAGAATGttcaa GAACTGGGAAAAGAGGAAGGTGAGGAAAATGAATCAAAGCTTAAAGATGCAATAGAGTTAttggagagagagaagaggTTAATGGAGGAATTGCCAGATATGCAACTTGAGGACAATACAAAGAGGCTAAGACAAGCTTGTTTCAAAGCAAATTATAAGAAAAGGAGGCTCATGGGTATGATGGAAAATTCAAAAGCTCCATCTTTGATCTGTAGTAATCCTGCAAATTCCACTACTTATGGGAATGGAGATAATGATGATGACCAGGAGGAACTGAGATCCCTTCTGTCTGACTCATTCTCCTCTACTGATATGGCGTTTGATTTCAACTAG
- the LOC107419248 gene encoding protein EMBRYO DEFECTIVE 514: MAEETVAELLNTNLEGADVPGEDMELETLENGQEDTKGDGDGGSGAVANGAEPPANGEANSKRAREEEEEEEEEENNGVSKKQKVEKSVEEDRLEKLGGGGSGGKEGENGDDGSVRVKLGPKEFVSSVEMFDYFFKLLHFWPTNVNINKYEQMVLLDLLKKGHAEPDKKIGGGIKAFQVRFHPTFKSRCFFLLRNDETTDDFSFRKCVDRILPLPEHMQIKSDANRGLSGGGGKGRGGRGGGRGRGRGGKSRN, from the exons ATGGCGGAAGAGACTGTAGCAGAGCTCCTAAATACAAACTTGGAGGGAGCCGATGTGCCCGGCGAGGACATGGAGCTTGAAACCCTAGAAAATGGCCAAGAAGACACTAAGGGAGACGGGGATGGCGGTTCTGGCGCTGTAGCCAATGGAGCCGAACCACCAGCCAATGGCGAGGCAAACTCGAAGCGGGCTagagaggaggaggaggaggaggaggaggaagaaaaCAACGGCGTTTCGAAGAAGCAGAAGGTTGAGAAGTCTGTGGAAGAGGATAGGTTGGAGAAGCTGGGAGGAGGAGGAAGTGGAGGAAAAGAAGGGGAAAATGGTGATGATGGATCGGTTCGGGTAAAGTTGGGTCCGAAGGAATTCGTGTCGTCGGTGGAGATGTTCGATTATTTCTTTAAGCTTCTGCATTTCTGGCCTACCAATGTTAACATTAACAAG TATGAGCAAATGGTTTTACTGGATTTGCTTAAGAAGGGTCATGCAGAGCCAGATAAAAAGATTGGTGGAGGGATTAAAGCTTTCCAAGTTCGATTCCATCCAACCTTCAAAAGCAGGTGCTTCTTCCTCCTTCGGAATGATGAAACGACTGATGATTTTAGCTTCAGGAAATGTGTGGATCGTATACTCCCCTTGCCAGAGCACATGCAAATAAAATCGGATGCCAATAGAGGCttaagtggtggtggtggtaagGGCCGTGGTGGAAGAGGAGGTGGACGTGGCCGAGGCAGAGGGGGTAAGTCAAGAAACTGA